A window of the Cystobacter fuscus genome harbors these coding sequences:
- a CDS encoding B12-binding domain-containing radical SAM protein has protein sequence MNGRRVLSPVLLLGAGIGEATCGILYLAGYLRRGGIEAFVRLYDGDQSEDEVARSLEALVARVRPRLVGISLKWFHHVHRALLLARTLREIDPSIRIVVGGNTASYWWRELHAFDCIDHIVLGDGERPLLALCEGDPSPPNCVTVGPNGNPRRLPLEYVQGATNSEDVYYSHFDDIFLSHQDRHAFSGWVAPGKGCGENCLYCGGARGNQKAAFGRAKPFLRSEESVRRDHQEIAQRAWQLRYDFSGSSAAFLQSTWAGVDLSRHSCMYFLWGVARMELIDALAQTFEHVHMVLDIGCFSEQQRHEQMRRGLLKPCASDQQLLEIIDGCRRHENLDVEVSGIAGLPFASAATLKEEVRLVERVIGLDCLVGYQRLEAQPGALATEHPARFDMVSEARTFTEFLEYFEQREPGDVSSVPMLRFRDAALERAVQRTSEHVDALAKKHEEKKQRISLNGGTRLKNTAPSTLRFELGDWLGAHRVPAKVAREQVTVVRSVNGTGLACAPSLSPRRFADPTLDQGEDGRILLATLAAFERPTTVSHAVTQLGTKVKLDPHSAREVIEHLVDGRFLQPA, from the coding sequence ATGAATGGCCGTCGCGTCCTCTCTCCAGTCCTCCTTCTTGGCGCCGGAATCGGCGAGGCCACCTGCGGCATCCTCTATCTCGCGGGCTATTTGCGACGCGGCGGGATCGAGGCCTTCGTCCGGCTCTACGACGGGGACCAGAGCGAGGACGAGGTGGCTCGCTCGCTCGAGGCCCTGGTGGCCCGCGTGCGCCCCCGGCTCGTCGGCATCAGCCTCAAGTGGTTCCACCACGTCCACCGCGCGCTGCTCCTGGCCCGGACGCTGCGCGAGATCGACCCCAGCATCCGGATCGTCGTGGGCGGCAACACCGCCTCCTACTGGTGGCGGGAGCTGCACGCGTTCGACTGCATCGATCACATCGTCCTGGGCGACGGCGAGCGGCCACTGCTGGCGCTCTGCGAGGGCGACCCCTCCCCGCCCAACTGCGTCACCGTGGGTCCGAACGGCAACCCACGGCGATTGCCCCTGGAGTACGTGCAAGGCGCCACGAACAGCGAGGACGTCTACTACTCGCACTTCGACGACATCTTCCTGAGCCACCAGGATCGCCATGCCTTCTCCGGGTGGGTCGCGCCCGGGAAGGGCTGCGGCGAGAACTGCCTCTATTGTGGTGGGGCCCGCGGCAACCAGAAGGCGGCCTTCGGACGCGCGAAGCCGTTCCTGCGCTCCGAGGAGAGCGTGCGCCGCGACCACCAGGAGATCGCCCAGCGGGCATGGCAGCTGCGCTACGACTTCTCGGGAAGCTCGGCGGCATTCCTGCAAAGCACCTGGGCGGGGGTCGATCTCTCACGCCACTCCTGCATGTACTTCCTGTGGGGGGTGGCCCGGATGGAGCTCATCGACGCCCTGGCCCAGACCTTCGAGCACGTCCACATGGTGCTCGACATCGGCTGCTTCTCGGAACAGCAGCGGCACGAGCAGATGCGCCGCGGTCTGCTCAAGCCGTGTGCCTCGGATCAGCAGCTCCTGGAGATCATCGACGGCTGCCGCCGCCACGAGAACCTGGACGTCGAGGTCTCTGGAATCGCGGGTCTGCCCTTCGCCAGCGCGGCCACGCTCAAGGAGGAAGTGCGCCTGGTGGAGCGGGTCATCGGTCTCGACTGCCTGGTGGGCTATCAGCGGCTCGAAGCGCAGCCCGGGGCGCTCGCCACCGAGCACCCCGCGCGGTTCGACATGGTGAGCGAAGCGCGCACGTTCACGGAGTTCCTCGAGTACTTCGAGCAGCGCGAGCCCGGCGATGTGTCGTCCGTGCCGATGCTGCGTTTCCGTGACGCGGCACTCGAGCGGGCGGTGCAGCGCACGTCGGAGCACGTGGATGCCCTCGCCAAGAAGCACGAAGAGAAGAAGCAGCGGATCTCACTCAACGGAGGCACGCGACTGAAGAACACCGCGCCCTCGACGCTTCGGTTCGAGCTCGGTGATTGGTTGGGAGCACATCGGGTCCCCGCGAAGGTGGCGCGGGAACAGGTGACCGTCGTCCGGTCGGTGAACGGAACGGGCCTGGCCTGTGCACCGTCGCTCAGCCCGCGACGGTTCGCCGACCCGACGCTGGATCAGGGCGAGGACGGGCGGATCCTCCTGGCCACCCTGGCCGCCTTCGAGCGCCCGACGACGGTCTCCCACGCGGTGACGCAGTTGGGGACGAAGGTGAAGCTCGACCCCCACTCGGCGCGCGAGGTCATCGAGCATCTCGTGGACGGACGCTTCCTCCAGCCGGCGTGA
- the ddaH gene encoding dimethylargininase, which produces MRKLALVRRPSPRLADGLTTHIERTPVDLALARRQWEAYVATLHAEGWETIEVAPADDCPDSVFVEDTVVVYGDLAVISRPGADERKPETAGTEETLRGLGYRIVRIEAPGTLDGGDVLKHDGSVWVGLGGRTNPHGVDQLRAHLAPFGTEVVGVPISKVLHLKSAVTALPDGTVIGHEPLVDEPGTWERFLPVPEAAGAHVVLLGQNKGTETVLMSTSAPRTRRLFEDRGLRVVAVDISEFEKLEGCVTCLSVRLRG; this is translated from the coding sequence ATGAGGAAACTGGCGCTGGTTCGCCGGCCGAGTCCGCGTCTGGCAGACGGGCTCACCACCCATATCGAGCGCACGCCGGTGGACCTCGCGCTGGCGAGGCGGCAGTGGGAGGCATACGTCGCGACCCTGCATGCCGAGGGCTGGGAGACCATCGAGGTGGCTCCGGCCGACGATTGTCCGGACTCGGTCTTCGTCGAGGATACCGTCGTCGTGTATGGCGATCTGGCGGTCATCAGCCGTCCCGGGGCGGACGAGCGCAAGCCAGAGACAGCCGGCACCGAGGAGACGCTGCGGGGACTCGGCTACCGGATCGTCCGGATCGAGGCGCCCGGTACCCTCGACGGCGGCGACGTCCTCAAGCACGACGGCTCCGTGTGGGTCGGACTGGGCGGCCGCACGAACCCGCACGGCGTCGACCAGCTCCGCGCCCATCTCGCGCCCTTCGGGACGGAGGTCGTGGGCGTCCCGATCTCCAAGGTGCTGCACCTGAAGTCGGCGGTCACCGCCCTGCCGGATGGCACGGTCATCGGCCACGAACCGCTCGTCGACGAGCCGGGCACGTGGGAGCGCTTCCTCCCGGTGCCGGAGGCAGCCGGCGCCCACGTGGTGCTGCTTGGCCAGAACAAAGGCACCGAGACCGTGTTGATGTCCACCAGCGCGCCGCGGACGCGTCGGCTCTTCGAGGACCGTGGCCTGCGTGTGGTGGCGGTGGACATCAGCGAGTTCGAGAAGCTCGAGGGCTGCGTGACCTGCCTGTCAGTGCGGCTCCGGGGCTGA
- a CDS encoding DeoR/GlpR family DNA-binding transcription regulator: MLKEERHRRILEILGTEGRIIAGELSELLGVSGFTIRRDLDELAEAHLLRRVHGGAVARSPVAPTYEERQQQGVPGKIATARAAATLLAPGQVVILDGGTTALHLVDAIPPAHTGTFITHCPAVATALARHPGIEVVLVGGTLDRRAMVAVGANVIETYRRITADVCFLGVWSLNATSGISGPYYEEVEVRRVLLGCADRIVGLASREKLGTAAPFSVGPATGLTHLATEPDVPEEMLRPFVELGIHIVQGGRPPLTPSRPR; encoded by the coding sequence ATGCTGAAGGAAGAACGCCATCGCCGCATCCTCGAGATCCTCGGCACCGAGGGCCGCATCATCGCCGGAGAGCTGAGCGAGCTGCTCGGGGTGTCGGGTTTCACCATCCGCCGGGATCTGGACGAGCTCGCCGAGGCCCATCTGCTGCGCCGGGTGCATGGCGGGGCGGTGGCGCGCTCTCCAGTGGCGCCCACGTACGAGGAGCGCCAGCAGCAGGGCGTGCCGGGGAAGATCGCCACGGCGCGCGCCGCCGCGACGCTGCTCGCGCCGGGGCAGGTCGTCATCCTCGACGGCGGGACGACGGCCCTGCATCTGGTGGACGCCATCCCGCCGGCGCACACCGGGACGTTCATCACCCACTGTCCGGCCGTGGCCACGGCGCTGGCGCGCCATCCGGGCATCGAGGTCGTCCTGGTGGGGGGCACGTTGGACAGGCGGGCCATGGTGGCGGTCGGGGCCAACGTCATCGAGACCTACCGGCGCATCACCGCCGACGTGTGCTTCCTGGGTGTCTGGAGTCTCAACGCCACCAGTGGCATCAGCGGGCCCTACTACGAGGAAGTGGAGGTGCGCCGCGTGCTGCTCGGCTGCGCGGACCGCATCGTCGGGCTCGCCTCGCGCGAGAAGCTCGGCACCGCGGCACCCTTCTCCGTCGGGCCCGCCACCGGGCTGACGCATCTGGCGACCGAGCCGGACGTCCCCGAGGAGATGCTCCGGCCCTTCGTCGAGCTGGGCATCCATATCGTCCAGGGAGGGCGCCCGCCGCTCACGCCCTCCCGGCCGCGATAG
- a CDS encoding DUF2254 domain-containing protein — MWLLPALGAVLGAGLAGFFVANPLDTNHWLLRGLAWRTSVQQARTGLGSVLGVVLTILSIALSLTLLVLQNIASQYSPRLLRLFMHSLGFRILIPTFVATVVYCLAGMYAFGFVEDHGVAPRPALSIAMLLLVCCGMALIFQTTSTLALVRAEQIVRQTKAYSLKVAHKLDRRRRLDVEQPLSAPAHSGTWRPVSSPSSGFVVDIDARALLRLAEARELVIHVDVVIGEPVVRGGRLGRVLSERGLLTEDPPMERAVERTVLIGPWREPDRDLALGVRQLVDVAIKALSPAINDPSTAVESLDQLTVLLCELCALRQGPRVLADPEGRPRVFLPALELGDYLLLATEQISRYGAGESAVVLRLLRLAGEVGLRARREQDQRATREVLHQVRADAESALGGSSRLALLRRYAEEVERALEHAEPLPPLPALGF, encoded by the coding sequence GTGTGGCTGCTGCCCGCCTTGGGAGCGGTGCTGGGAGCCGGGCTGGCCGGGTTCTTCGTGGCCAACCCCCTCGACACCAACCACTGGCTGCTGCGGGGCCTGGCCTGGCGCACCTCCGTCCAGCAAGCACGGACGGGCCTTGGTTCGGTGTTGGGGGTGGTGCTCACCATCCTGAGCATCGCCCTGTCGCTGACGCTGTTGGTGCTGCAGAACATCGCCAGCCAGTACTCCCCGCGCCTGCTGCGCCTCTTCATGCACAGCCTGGGCTTCCGCATCCTCATCCCCACGTTCGTGGCCACGGTTGTCTACTGCCTGGCCGGCATGTACGCGTTCGGCTTCGTGGAAGACCATGGCGTGGCGCCCCGTCCGGCGCTCTCCATCGCCATGCTGCTGCTCGTCTGCTGCGGCATGGCCCTGATCTTCCAGACGACGTCCACGCTCGCCCTGGTGCGCGCCGAGCAGATCGTCCGCCAGACGAAGGCGTACTCCCTGAAGGTGGCGCACAAGCTGGACCGGCGACGCCGCCTGGACGTGGAGCAGCCCCTCTCCGCCCCAGCCCACTCCGGCACGTGGCGGCCCGTGTCTTCTCCTTCCTCCGGCTTCGTGGTGGACATCGACGCGCGGGCGCTGCTGCGGCTGGCCGAGGCCCGCGAGCTCGTCATCCACGTGGACGTGGTCATCGGCGAGCCCGTGGTGCGGGGCGGGCGGCTCGGCCGGGTACTCTCGGAGAGGGGGCTCCTCACGGAGGACCCGCCCATGGAGCGGGCCGTGGAGCGCACCGTGCTCATCGGCCCCTGGCGCGAGCCGGACAGGGACCTGGCGCTCGGGGTGCGGCAGCTCGTGGACGTGGCCATCAAGGCGCTCTCGCCGGCCATCAACGACCCGTCCACGGCGGTGGAGTCCCTGGACCAGCTCACCGTCCTGCTGTGCGAGCTGTGCGCGCTGCGGCAGGGGCCCCGCGTCCTGGCGGACCCGGAGGGCCGCCCGCGCGTCTTCCTCCCCGCGCTGGAGCTGGGGGACTACCTCCTGCTGGCCACCGAGCAGATCAGCCGCTACGGCGCCGGAGAGTCGGCCGTGGTGCTGCGGTTGCTACGGTTGGCCGGAGAGGTGGGGCTGAGAGCCAGGCGGGAGCAGGACCAGCGGGCCACCCGCGAGGTGCTCCATCAGGTGCGCGCGGACGCCGAGTCGGCCCTGGGCGGCTCCTCGCGCCTGGCGCTGCTGCGGCGCTACGCCGAGGAGGTGGAACGGGCCCTGGAGCACGCCGAGCCCTTGCCGCCCCTGCCCGCGCTCGGCTTCTGA
- a CDS encoding DUF4142 domain-containing protein: MRMRRWLWSAGLLAVMGMSVGCAHDEEKQARHQTEKMGEAVAEKVRFADQVALLNQGQIAMGQLALSKSNNPEVRRFARELIREHRRNQADLEALARTKAFSLAALDLGWEQRGIGGAGYEGAQKGIEKGAGRYDKKLDEQVDEFIERRDRLAGLSGSEFDRAFLDEVRKDQKQGGKLVDEGLGKYRDDATLAVFLSRTAPVLNSHEQRAESLKGSLRE; encoded by the coding sequence ATGAGAATGCGTCGATGGTTGTGGAGCGCGGGGCTGCTGGCGGTCATGGGCATGAGCGTTGGCTGTGCTCACGACGAGGAAAAACAGGCACGCCACCAGACCGAGAAGATGGGTGAGGCCGTCGCGGAAAAGGTCCGCTTCGCGGACCAGGTCGCCCTGTTGAATCAGGGGCAGATCGCGATGGGCCAGCTCGCCCTGAGCAAGTCCAACAACCCCGAGGTGAGGCGCTTCGCACGGGAGCTGATCCGAGAGCATCGGCGGAACCAGGCAGACCTGGAGGCCCTGGCCCGGACCAAGGCCTTCTCGTTGGCCGCGCTGGACCTGGGCTGGGAGCAGCGGGGGATCGGTGGCGCGGGCTACGAGGGCGCGCAGAAGGGCATCGAGAAGGGTGCCGGGCGGTACGACAAGAAGCTCGACGAGCAGGTGGATGAGTTCATCGAGCGGCGCGACCGGTTGGCGGGCCTGAGCGGCAGCGAGTTCGACAGGGCCTTCCTGGACGAGGTGCGCAAGGATCAGAAGCAAGGCGGGAAACTCGTCGACGAGGGCCTGGGCAAATACCGCGATGACGCGACGCTGGCCGTGTTCCTCTCGAGGACCGCGCCGGTGCTCAACAGCCACGAGCAGCGGGCCGAGTCGCTCAAGGGCTCCCTGCGGGAGTGA